A single genomic interval of Zingiber officinale cultivar Zhangliang chromosome 4A, Zo_v1.1, whole genome shotgun sequence harbors:
- the LOC121970788 gene encoding protein SYM1-like, translating into MNGLLRSSSRQAHALLLPHGGLSNPSSTAARPYVRSRLLSSKFKEPSSASVYSPSLSSSAAAASSSYARTGFVSWYLGMIEARPVLTKSLTAGSIFTAADLTSQMITLSHSDSFDFMRTLRMAGYGTFLSGPSLHLWFNFVSRVLPKRDVVTTVKKMALGQLVYGPIMTGVFFSVNAALQGETPSEIFTRLRRDLIPTLKSGVVYWPICDFITFKFVPVRLQPPVSNSFSFLWSIYLTYMASLQKADVEKISTD; encoded by the exons ATGAACGGACTCCTACGAAGCAGCAGCCGGCAGGCGCACGCCCTCCTCTTGCCCCACGGCGGCCTCTCCAACCCCTCGTCGACGGCGGCCAGACCCTACGTCCGCTCCCGCCTCCTCTCCTCCAAGTTCAAGGAGCCCTCTTCTGCTTCCGTCTACTCTCCTTCATTGTCGTCCTCTGCAGCCGCTGCGTCGTCTTCCTATGCTCGGACTGGGTTCGTGAGTTGGTACCTCGGCATGATCGAAGCCCGCCCCGTGCTCACTAAAAGCCTCACCGCTGGATCAATCTTCACCGCGGCGGACTTGACCTCCCag ATGATTACACTATCACACTCGGACAGTTTTGATTTCATGAGAACCTTGCGAATGGCTGGTTATGGTACTTTTTTATCAGGACCTTCGTTGCATCTCTGGTTTAATTTTGTTTCCCGGGTGCTACCCAAACGAGATGTTGTTACTACTGTCAAGAAGATGGCTCTGGGACAACTTGTTTATGGGCCTATTATGACTGGCGTTTTTTTCTCAGTAAATGCTGCACTACAAG GTGAAACTCCTTCTGAAATCTTTACCAGATTAAGGAGAGACTTGATTCCTACTTTGAAGAGTGGCGTTGTATACTGGCCTATTTGTGATTTCATTACGTTCAAATTCGTTCCTGTTCGTCTTCAG CCACCAGTGAGCAATTCATTCTCATTTCTCTGGTCCATCTATCTCACATACATGGCAAGCTTGCAGAAGGCAGATGTTGAAAAGATATCAACCGACTAA
- the LOC121970790 gene encoding uncharacterized protein LOC121970790 — translation MGRALEETEGFSSLSELPVAADVKSEDRGVRPGEEVELEDFEFRVSVSGGLHSSSSAADDMCAADEVFFRGQMLPLRRPWGDRGASGSWSSTSDSRSTSRSSSSGSHSSGSRLSSGSSGERPRAAPTVSNNFYARPSPSPRILSAGRTSAGWRRSASAAPPGWGAVFRLGVAKAPEIDIRSRGSANGRKKVAPPGGRWSCKCLPDAVEPTAVSNSADRKKKDETRRRDLQ, via the coding sequence ATGGGTCGGGCATTGGAAGAGACGGAGGGTTTCTCGTCGCTCTCCGAGCTCCCGGTGGCCGCCGACGTGAAATCGGAGGACCGCGGGGTCAGGCCCGGTGAGGAAGTTGAGTTGGAGGACTTTGAGTTCAGGGTGTCGGTTTCAGGGGGACTTCACTCGAGCTCGTCGGCGGCCGACGACATGTGCGCCGCCGACGAAGTCTTCTTCCGGGGCCAGATGCTTCCGCTCCGCCGCCCATGGGGGGACCGCGGGGCGAGCGGGAGCTGGTCGAGTACTTCGGATTCGAGGAGCACGAGCCGGAGCAGCAGCAGCGGAAGCCATTCGTCGGGCAGCCGCCTCTCGAGCGGCTCCTCCGGCGAGCGACCGCGGGCGGCGCCGACGGTTTCCAACAACTTCTACGCCCGGCCGAGCCCGTCGCCACGGATTCTCTCCGCCGGAAGGACAAGCGCGGGGTGGAGGAGGAGCGCGAGCGCTGCGCCGCCCGGGTGGGGAGCGGTCTTCCGGCTGGGCGTCGCCAAGGCGCCGGAGATCGACATCAGGTCGCGGGGGTCGGCGAACGGCCGGAAGAAGGTGGCGCCGCCGGGAGGCAGGTGGAGCTGCAAGTGCTTGCCGGACGCGGTGGAGCCGACCGCCGTATCAAACTCGGCGGATCGAAAGAAGAAGGATGAAACTAGACGCCGAGATCTACAATAA